In Xyrauchen texanus isolate HMW12.3.18 chromosome 14, RBS_HiC_50CHRs, whole genome shotgun sequence, the following are encoded in one genomic region:
- the LOC127654933 gene encoding uncharacterized protein LOC127654933 isoform X3, giving the protein MLQKSSRNSRNFGLWNCQSAVNKAAFIPAFATQSTLSILALTETWIRPEDTATPAALSNNLSFSHTPRHTGRGGGTGLLIHNNWTFSPQASLCNNTSFEIHAITTMQSTKLHVVVIYRPPGQLTSFLEELDVLLSSLPEDGRPLVVLGDFNIHQDKPQAIELNTFLASFDLERLHTTATHRSGNQLDLIFTRNCTTSNILVTPLHVSDHYFVQFNMILPSIVKPTPPLVSFRRNLRSLSPSRLSTDVSASLPTINVFSMLDVNTATDTLSSTLTTCLDNISPLSSRPARTTPPSPWLSDVLREHRTDLRAAERRCRKSKDPADLEQAAG; this is encoded by the exons ATGCTGCAGAAATCCTCTCGAAACAGCagaaatt ttggactctggaactgccagtctgctgtgaacaaagctgccttcatcccagctttcgccacacagtccactctcagcatcctggcactgacggagacatggatacgtcctgaggatacagcaacacctgctgctctctccaacaacttgtccttctcccacacccctcgacatactggtaggggtgggggaacaggtttgctcattcataataactggactttttcaccacaggcttcactatgtaacaatacatcttttgaaatccatgccattactacaatgcaatccacaaaattacatgttgttgtcatctatcgccccccaggtcagctgacaagctttcttgaggaattggatgtcctgctgtcctccttgccagaggatggcaggccacttgtggttcttggcgatttcaacatacaccaagacaagccccaggccattgaactgaatacatttctggcctcatttgacttggaaagactacacaccacagcaactcacaggtcgggcaaccagctggacctcatttttacacgtaactgtaccacctctaatattcttgttacacctttacatgtctctgatcactactttgttcaattcaacatgattctcccatccattgtaaaaccgactccacctttggtttcctttcgccgtaacctccgttccctctcaccctctcgcctttccactgatgtatctgcctctcttcccacaataaatgtattttccatgcttgatgtaaacactgccacagacacacttagctctactttaacaacctgtctagacaacatcagtcctctctcctctagaccagcacggactacaccacccagcccctggctgtctgacgtccttcgtgaacatcggactgatctcagggcagctgagaggagatgccggaaatctaaagatccagctgatctag aacaagctgctggatga
- the LOC127654933 gene encoding uncharacterized protein LOC127654933 isoform X2, translating into MLQKSSRNSRNFGLWNCQSAVNKAAFIPAFATQSTLSILALTETWIRPEDTATPAALSNNLSFSHTPRHTGRGGGTGQLTSFLEELDVLLSSLPEDGRPLVVLGDFNIHQDKPQAIELNTFLASFDLERLHTTATHRSGNQLDLIFTRNCTTSNILVTPLHVSDHYFVQFNMILPSIVKPTPPLVSFRRNLRSLSPSRLSTDVSASLPTINVFSMLDVNTATDTLSSTLTTCLDNISPLSSRPARTTPPSPWLSDVLREHRTDLRAAERRCRKSKDPADLGKYQLLLATFSNNVKTAKTSHYQTNINSTTDTRSLFRTFNTLLCPPPPPPDTSLTADIFATFFTDKFTAISNTFTAPHPVKHLAPVCNSSFPMFSP; encoded by the exons ATGCTGCAGAAATCCTCTCGAAACAGCagaaatt ttggactctggaactgccagtctgctgtgaacaaagctgccttcatcccagctttcgccacacagtccactctcagcatcctggcactgacggagacatggatacgtcctgaggatacagcaacacctgctgctctctccaacaacttgtccttctcccacacccctcgacatactggtaggggtgggggaacag gtcagctgacaagctttcttgaggaattggatgtcctgctgtcctccttgccagaggatggcaggccacttgtggttcttggcgatttcaacatacaccaagacaagccccaggccattgaactgaatacatttctggcctcatttgacttggaaagactacacaccacagcaactcacaggtcgggcaaccagctggacctcatttttacacgtaactgtaccacctctaatattcttgttacacctttacatgtctctgatcactactttgttcaattcaacatgattctcccatccattgtaaaaccgactccacctttggtttcctttcgccgtaacctccgttccctctcaccctctcgcctttccactgatgtatctgcctctcttcccacaataaatgtattttccatgcttgatgtaaacactgccacagacacacttagctctactttaacaacctgtctagacaacatcagtcctctctcctctagaccagcacggactacaccacccagcccctggctgtctgacgtccttcgtgaacatcggactgatctcagggcagctgagaggagatgccggaaatctaaagatccagctgatctaggtaaatatcagcttctgcttgcaactttttcaaataacgttaaaactgcaaaaacttcacatTACCAGACCaacatcaacagcaccacagacactcgtagcttgtttagaacattcaacacacttctctgccctccccctccaccacctgacacatcactgacagcagatatattcgccacattttttactgataagtttacagccatcagcaatacattcactgcaccacaccctgtcaaacacctggctcctgtatgcaactcttctttccctatgttctctccttaa
- the LOC127654933 gene encoding uncharacterized protein LOC127654933 isoform X1 has protein sequence MLQKSSRNSRNFGLWNCQSAVNKAAFIPAFATQSTLSILALTETWIRPEDTATPAALSNNLSFSHTPRHTGRGGGTGLLIHNNWTFSPQASLCNNTSFEIHAITTMQSTKLHVVVIYRPPGQLTSFLEELDVLLSSLPEDGRPLVVLGDFNIHQDKPQAIELNTFLASFDLERLHTTATHRSGNQLDLIFTRNCTTSNILVTPLHVSDHYFVQFNMILPSIVKPTPPLVSFRRNLRSLSPSRLSTDVSASLPTINVFSMLDVNTATDTLSSTLTTCLDNISPLSSRPARTTPPSPWLSDVLREHRTDLRAAERRCRKSKDPADLGKYQLLLATFSNNVKTAKTSHYQTNINSTTDTRSLFRTFNTLLCPPPPPPDTSLTADIFATFFTDKFTAISNTFTAPHPVKHLAPVCNSSFPMFSP, from the exons ATGCTGCAGAAATCCTCTCGAAACAGCagaaatt ttggactctggaactgccagtctgctgtgaacaaagctgccttcatcccagctttcgccacacagtccactctcagcatcctggcactgacggagacatggatacgtcctgaggatacagcaacacctgctgctctctccaacaacttgtccttctcccacacccctcgacatactggtaggggtgggggaacaggtttgctcattcataataactggactttttcaccacaggcttcactatgtaacaatacatcttttgaaatccatgccattactacaatgcaatccacaaaattacatgttgttgtcatctatcgccccccaggtcagctgacaagctttcttgaggaattggatgtcctgctgtcctccttgccagaggatggcaggccacttgtggttcttggcgatttcaacatacaccaagacaagccccaggccattgaactgaatacatttctggcctcatttgacttggaaagactacacaccacagcaactcacaggtcgggcaaccagctggacctcatttttacacgtaactgtaccacctctaatattcttgttacacctttacatgtctctgatcactactttgttcaattcaacatgattctcccatccattgtaaaaccgactccacctttggtttcctttcgccgtaacctccgttccctctcaccctctcgcctttccactgatgtatctgcctctcttcccacaataaatgtattttccatgcttgatgtaaacactgccacagacacacttagctctactttaacaacctgtctagacaacatcagtcctctctcctctagaccagcacggactacaccacccagcccctggctgtctgacgtccttcgtgaacatcggactgatctcagggcagctgagaggagatgccggaaatctaaagatccagctgatctaggtaaatatcagcttctgcttgcaactttttcaaataacgttaaaactgcaaaaacttcacatTACCAGACCaacatcaacagcaccacagacactcgtagcttgtttagaacattcaacacacttctctgccctccccctccaccacctgacacatcactgacagcagatatattcgccacattttttactgataagtttacagccatcagcaatacattcactgcaccacaccctgtcaaacacctggctcctgtatgcaactcttctttccctatgttctctccttaa
- the LOC127654933 gene encoding uncharacterized protein LOC127654933 isoform X4 codes for MQSTKLHVVVIYRPPGQLTSFLEELDVLLSSLPEDGRPLVVLGDFNIHQDKPQAIELNTFLASFDLERLHTTATHRSGNQLDLIFTRNCTTSNILVTPLHVSDHYFVQFNMILPSIVKPTPPLVSFRRNLRSLSPSRLSTDVSASLPTINVFSMLDVNTATDTLSSTLTTCLDNISPLSSRPARTTPPSPWLSDVLREHRTDLRAAERRCRKSKDPADLGKYQLLLATFSNNVKTAKTSHYQTNINSTTDTRSLFRTFNTLLCPPPPPPDTSLTADIFATFFTDKFTAISNTFTAPHPVKHLAPVCNSSFPMFSP; via the coding sequence atgcaatccacaaaattacatgttgttgtcatctatcgccccccaggtcagctgacaagctttcttgaggaattggatgtcctgctgtcctccttgccagaggatggcaggccacttgtggttcttggcgatttcaacatacaccaagacaagccccaggccattgaactgaatacatttctggcctcatttgacttggaaagactacacaccacagcaactcacaggtcgggcaaccagctggacctcatttttacacgtaactgtaccacctctaatattcttgttacacctttacatgtctctgatcactactttgttcaattcaacatgattctcccatccattgtaaaaccgactccacctttggtttcctttcgccgtaacctccgttccctctcaccctctcgcctttccactgatgtatctgcctctcttcccacaataaatgtattttccatgcttgatgtaaacactgccacagacacacttagctctactttaacaacctgtctagacaacatcagtcctctctcctctagaccagcacggactacaccacccagcccctggctgtctgacgtccttcgtgaacatcggactgatctcagggcagctgagaggagatgccggaaatctaaagatccagctgatctaggtaaatatcagcttctgcttgcaactttttcaaataacgttaaaactgcaaaaacttcacatTACCAGACCaacatcaacagcaccacagacactcgtagcttgtttagaacattcaacacacttctctgccctccccctccaccacctgacacatcactgacagcagatatattcgccacattttttactgataagtttacagccatcagcaatacattcactgcaccacaccctgtcaaacacctggctcctgtatgcaactcttctttccctatgttctctccttaa
- the LOC127654926 gene encoding leishmanolysin-like peptidase, whose amino-acid sequence MMASGWQQAGSVRAALLFNIITFIFIIIIINTGAHSHTCNHKVPQHTEVIHKVLLRPDRLNKRSTEQQLKIQIEYDSSLDGLNEDKSSLVKDKLLPQAIDYLQKAFRVRKQSGPVLLSRQCATNQYLRKRDDPHRYCQGPCADITKCGPVIVPEQHLQQCRVCSESGKSCGPTGPPDGEGVERADFVLYVSAMTTERCGQENIVAYAAYCQLESELDRPIAGYANLCPNMITTQAQEFEGMLSTVKHEIIHALGFSAGLFAFYHDDDGKPLTPRSASGLPAYNESLGLYQWSDKVIKRATRLWDIRGGHMVRHNVHLLVTPRVVEEARRHFNCPILEGMELENQGGAGTEFNHWEKRLFENEAMTGSHTQNRVFSRITLAIMEDTGWYRANYSMAENLEWGRGLGCDFVMKSCKFWIDQHRHARSTLSPYCDSVRSAPLQLTCRQDQLAVAVCNLQKFPHALPQEYQYFDRIPGVPEEDLSAYGGAVEIADYCPFSQEFSWHVGGQYQRSSYCRVQENQPATWRNYGAEEYGPGSVCLYQKSAFVMEQCTKRMTYPDWGSGCYKVSCTAQTLLVWVQNKSYPCVRAGQVISVSVRMNGWVYSGQLICPACSDFCSDCLLPHEIPSLNTTKSSRLDPCSGSCCLVGNFWCLLLTLTPVLAGFLLCVRD is encoded by the exons ATGATGGCGTCAGGATGGCAGCAGGCCGGATCAGTTAGAGCTGCTTTACTCTTTAACATCATCACCTTCatctttatcatcatcatcatcaacaccGGCGCACACTCGCACACCTGTAACCATAAAGTGCCCCAGCACACTGAG GTGATACATAAAGTGTTACTGAGGCCAGACAGATTGAACAAAAGAAGCACTGAACAACAGTTAAAGATCCAGATAGAGTACGACTCCAGCTTGGATGG GTTAAATGAAGACAAAAGCAGTCTTGTGAAG GACAAGCTCCTCCCCCAGGCTATTGATTATCTCCAGAAGGCCTTCAGGGTTCGTAAGCAGTCAGGTCCAGTATTACTGAGCAG acaaTGTGCAACAAATCAGTACCTTAGAAAAAGAGATGACCCCCATCGCTACTGTCAGGGACCATGTGCAGACATCACCAAGTGTGGGCCAGTTATTGTACCTGAACAACATTTACAG CAATGCAGGGTATGCAGTGAGTCAGGGAAGTCCTGTGGCCCTACCGGCCCACCTGACGGTGAGGGGGTGGAAAGGGCAGATTTTGTGCTGTATGTGAGTGCAATGACCACGGAGCGTTGTGGACAAGAGAACATTGTGGCCTATGCAGCGTACTGCCAGCTGGAGTCTGAACTAGACAG ACCTATTGCTGGATATGCCAATCTATGTCCCAATATGATCACCACTCAAGCTCAGGAGTTTGAAGGGATGCTGTCCACAGTCAAACACGAGATCATACATGCTCTG GGTTTTTCTGCAGGGCTCTTTGCCTTTTACCATGATGATGATGGCAAACCTTTGACACCACGTTCTGCAAGCGGTCTACCTGCTTACAATGAAAG TTTAGGGTTATATCAGTGGAGTGATAAAGTCATTAAAAGAGCAACTCGACTGTGGGACATCCGTGGCGGCCACATGGTGCGACACAATGTCCATCTTCTGGTCACTCCACGTGTTGTG GAGGAAGCCAGGAGACATTTCAATTGCCCCATTCTAGAGGGTATGGAACTGGAGAACCAGGGAGGTGCTGGTACAGAATTTAACCACTGGGAAAAGCGTCTGTTTGAG AATGAGGCAATGACTGGATCGCATACACAGAACAGAGTATTTTCCAGAATTACTTTGGCTATAATGGAGGATACAGG GTGGTACAGAGCCAATTACAGTATGGCAGAGAATCTGGAGTGGGGAAGAGGTTTGGGCTGCGACTTTGTGATGAAAAGCTGTAAATTCTGGATAGACCAACATCGGCATGC GAGGTCAACACTGAGCCCGTACTGTGATTCTGTGAGGAGCGCACCTCTGCAGCTCACCTGCAGGCAGGATCAGCTGGCAGTGGCCGTGTGCAACCTGCAGAAATTTCCTCATGCACTTCCTCAGGAGTACCAG TACTTTGACCGTATCCCTGGTGTACCTGAGGAAGATTTATCAGCATATGGAGGGGCCGTGGAGATCGCAGACTACTGTCCATTTAGTCAGGAGTTTAGCTGGCATGTGGGTGGCCAGTACCAGCGCAGCTCTTACTGCAGGGTACAGGAAAACCAGCCAG CAACGTGGAGGAACTATGGGGCGGAAGAGTACGGCCCAGGGTCAGTGTGTCTGTACCAGAAGTCGGCGTTTGTAATGGAACAGTGCACAAAGCGCATGACCTATCCTGACTGGGGCAGTGGTTGCTATAAG GTGTCTTGTACAGCCCAGACTTTGTTGGTGTGGGTGCAGAACAAGTCTTATCCATGTGTTCGTGCTGGTCAGGTGATCAGCGTGAGTGTACGGATGAATGGGTGGGTCTATAGCGGGCAGCTCATCTGCCCCGCTTGCTCTGACTTCTGCAGCGACTGCCTCCTCCCTCATGAGATCCCCTCTCTGAACACCACCAAGAGTAGTCGCTTAG ATCCTTGTTCTGGCTCTTGCTGCTTGGTGGGGAACTTTTGGTGCCTCCTGTTAACTCTTACGCCAGTGCTGGCGGGCTTCCTCCTCTGTGTCAGGGACTGA